The DNA window AAAGACATTAAAAACCTGTTCTAGTTCCGTACATTTCAATATAAAAAAACAATTACTTTTCATATACTCTATGAATTTAATTTTATAATTTATACTATAAAATAGTAATAGTTTATAAAAAAAATGTTAAAGGGGACAGTTAAAGAAAATGAAATGTGAGGAAAACAAAGAAGTCATAGATGAGATAATCCAAATGAAAAATTTAAGATCAAACACAATAAAAAATTATAATACTTCCATTGATTCCTATACAGATTTTTTAAATAAAAACATAAAAGAATTAATACAAGAAGCTATTGATGAGGAAGAATCAAACATCAGTTGGAGAAATAGAAAACTAAGAAAATATCTAATTAAATACAAAGAATACCTAAACAGCAAATATAGAAAAGGAACAGCAAAAAAATATTACACCACCGTCTGTGCAACATACAGGGCATATGAAGTAGAAATAAACCAAATACCAGTCAGATTAAACGATAATTTCGAAGTCATCAGTTATGACGACATCCCAACACAGAAAGAACTACAGAAAGCATTAGATTACATGCCAATAAGAATGAAAGCATTAACACTACTCATCATAAGCTCAGGATTAACCATAGTCGATGTATTAAACCTTACTTTAAAAGACTTTCTCAATGCAACATCCGATTACCACTCAAAGCATACAAAAGTAACAGAGCAAATCCAAGAATTGTGGGACTATGAAAAAGATATTATTGGTACATGGAAACTCAAAAGACAAAAAACAAACAAATATTTCTATACATTCACAACACCAGAAGCAAACTCAGCTATTCTAAAATACTTGAAAACAATAGAAATAGACGATGAAATGAAACTATTCCATATGAGCAAAACAACAGTATACACTACCTATAAAAACATAAATAATGACCTAGAACTGGGTTCAGCAGGACCAGGATACCGTAGACTAAGACCACACATGCTAAGAAAATACCATGCAAGCCACCTTAAAGATGCAATTGGTATGGATTATGTGGATGAACTTCAAGGAAGAGGAAAATCAGAAATAAGAGAATCATACTTCTACGAAAACCCAACAAAACTACGACAAATATACATAGAAAACATGCAACATGTAACAATACACGATGAAAACTATAAAAACAAAACATTAACTGAGGAAAACAATATGCTCCGTGACAAATCAGAATACCTCGAAAAAGAAAACCATGAAATTAAAGAGAATATCCGTAAAGAAGCACAAAAAGCAGTAGAAGAAATACTAAAACAGATAGAATAAAAAAAATAAGATATTAAGGGAAGTAATGGAATGCCTCAACATTCCTATCCACCACTTCATTATCGATTACATGTTGAAATAATACAAGTATAGTATCATTAGTTTCAAGTATCTTTTTTGCAGTAGTATATGCGAATGCTTCAGAATCATTATTCCATTCTGTCCCCTTAGATACACTTTTTAATCTACTCCAAGACACATATTCAGTTTCAGTAGTTTCTGCATTGGCATTATAATTATTTAATGTGAATGCAGTAGGCTCACGGTGATTTTCAACATCCTCAAGGTATCCAGGTATCAATTGTTTTAAATATTCTTCATAGGTGTATTCACCTTTGGCTATTTTTAACTCTTCTGCAAAAGGTTTACTTAATTGTATTGCAGTATTTTTCATTTTATCCTCCATTTTAATATAGGATAAAAAAAATTGTTTTTTTATCCTATTATTTGTAGTATTGTTAGTATTATAATTATTAAATTTATGATTATTGTTATAATACTTGTTTTTTTATCTTGTTTGTTATTATTGTATAAGTTTATGCTTTGTAATGTAAGTATTATACATAATAATATTATTAATATTAAATAATAGTTCATATTATCTTTTTACCTCCTTTATTTTTTATTCTATTTTTTTTAGATATTTATATATAATAGTGAAAACAAAATTAAAAATAAGAAAGGGATTTTAATCCCTCTTATTTTTTTCCTGGATTACAATTTCAATTAACATTAAGATTATTGTAATCCATTGATATACATTTTCACTAATTTTTTCACCTCCTTTTTACTTCCTATACTATAGTATGTATTAACTAATATATAAATATTTTGTTTTTTCTTAAGAATAATTTTTTATATTTATTAACTAAAATTATAATAAATATAAAAAATATAGATAATAATAAAATTATTTAATACTTAAAAATATAATAAAGGAGAAAAATTTCATGAAAAAGGGAGTAAAATATAGATATCCTTATTTAACTGATGTCATTTTTCGAATAAAATTTTCAAATATTCTTCAATTATCAGGTAATAATAAAGAAGCTGCAGAATCATTTCGGAAAAAAATATTTAAAAGTTATCCTAATGTTACAATTAAAAAGAGTCATGAATTTAACATAGGAATAGATATTAACTCAGGCAATCCTACTGAAATTACACAAGAAGGTAATTTAATATGGGTATTCACTAATAAAGAAAAAATAAGCAAGTTGAATTAACAGCAACAAGTTTAATTCTTCATTACAAAAATAATGCTTATACACATTTCAGATATTTTTTAGAGGATATTATTATATTATTAACTGCTTTAAAAGATTACTCCCCAATAGATTTAAAATTTTTAGATTTAAGATACATCAATCAGATTTCCGGTAAGTCTATTAAAGAACTCGAAAAATGTATAAACTCCAATTATTTTAGTAAAAATATAAATAGGTTAAATAATAATCAGAAATTTGTTCAAACATTAACTAAATTTTCAATCGTTGAGGATGGATATCTTTTGGATTTACAGTATGGTTTATTTAATCCTGCATATCCT is part of the Methanobrevibacter boviskoreani JH1 genome and encodes:
- a CDS encoding site-specific integrase, with the translated sequence MKCEENKEVIDEIIQMKNLRSNTIKNYNTSIDSYTDFLNKNIKELIQEAIDEEESNISWRNRKLRKYLIKYKEYLNSKYRKGTAKKYYTTVCATYRAYEVEINQIPVRLNDNFEVISYDDIPTQKELQKALDYMPIRMKALTLLIISSGLTIVDVLNLTLKDFLNATSDYHSKHTKVTEQIQELWDYEKDIIGTWKLKRQKTNKYFYTFTTPEANSAILKYLKTIEIDDEMKLFHMSKTTVYTTYKNINNDLELGSAGPGYRRLRPHMLRKYHASHLKDAIGMDYVDELQGRGKSEIRESYFYENPTKLRQIYIENMQHVTIHDENYKNKTLTEENNMLRDKSEYLEKENHEIKENIRKEAQKAVEEILKQIE